Below is a genomic region from Escherichia ruysiae.
GCAGCGTGCTACGATCTGCCGGGAAGCTCTCTTCCAGTTCATAGCCTTTTTCAGCCGCAAATTCCGTGAAGCTCACTTCGCTGACGCCCGCCAGTTCTTTCGACAGCGACTCCAGCTCGATCTCTTCGCCCGCCTGCAATTGCTCATTACAGTAGCTATAAACCTGCTGGCGAACGTTCTGCCGTTCTGCTTTATCCAGTTGCGCTTCGGCGGTAAAGTCATCGACCGCCTGTAACAGTCCACGGTTTTGCGCTTTCGCATTCAATCCTTCGCTGGCACCGAGGAAGTCCATAAAGAAATCAGCCACTTTGCGCCCTACTCGCCCTTTCAGGAAAGTGAGATAACGGGTCGATTCTGGATTGGTTTCCCACTCGGTCAAATCGATACGCGCAACGATATCAGCATGATTAATATCGAGATAATGGGTTGGGTTGATGTCGAGGTTTTCGTTAACGCGCATACTGCTTAAATTGTTCAGTACGCAAATCAGCAAATACTCAACCGCCAGATAGCGATAGTGACAAAACAGCACGAAGCC
It encodes:
- the yejK gene encoding nucleoid-associated protein YejK — encoded protein: MSLDINQIALHQLIKRDEQNLELVLRDSLLEPTETVVEMVAELHRVYSAKNKAYGLFSEESELAQTLRLQRQGEEDFLAFSRAATGRLRDELAKYPFADGGFVLFCHYRYLAVEYLLICVLNNLSSMRVNENLDINPTHYLDINHADIVARIDLTEWETNPESTRYLTFLKGRVGRKVADFFMDFLGASEGLNAKAQNRGLLQAVDDFTAEAQLDKAERQNVRQQVYSYCNEQLQAGEEIELESLSKELAGVSEVSFTEFAAEKGYELEESFPADRSTLRQLTKFAGSGGGLTINFDAMLLGERIFWDPATDTLTIKGTPPNLRDQLQRRTSGGN